The Pimelobacter simplex genomic sequence GTCGTGCGCGCCCCCGCAGGGGACGACCCGGTCGCGGCTGGTCTCGTCGCCGAGGACGACGCAGGTGGACGCGGTGAGGACGTCATAGCTGACGACCGCCGCGGGGTTGGCGTTCTCGAGGGGGCGGGCGACCCGGCCGTCCTCCAGGGAGCCGAGGCCGAGACCGAGGTAGACGTAACCGAGGAGCACGAGCGAGCCCGCGGCGACCGCGTTGATCGCGAGCGCCGCCACCGCCAGCGAGACGGGAGTGCGGTCGGGCCGGCGGCTGCGGCGGTCGTCGGCGAGGATGTCGAGGGCGATCTTGGTCGAGTAGAGGTTGCCGAGGTAGCAGCAGCTCACCAGGGACAGGCCGAGCGCCCAGCCGGCCGCCGAGGTGCCGGGGCGCGACGGGGCGTCGCTGCCGGCCGCGAGGTCGCGGAAGTCGTCGCTCACGCGCCCCGGCCCCCGATCGGCTCGTGGAGCGAGGTGCCGTCGGCGCGCAGCAGCAGGCACGCATAGGTGTCGCCGTACGACGCCCGGTCCGGGTCGCCGTCGAGGACCACCAGGACGTCGTAGCGGGCCGACTCGGCGGCCGAGAGGTAGGGCTCGGCGTACCGGTTCGCGCAGATCTCGGCACCCGACCGGAGCGCGAAAGACTCGGCCTGGCTGTAGTCGAGCGTCCCGGTCACGGCGACCTCGGCCAGGTGCGCCTCGCTGCACGAGCGGGACCCGAAGGCGACGTCCTCGGTGGCGAGGTCGTCCAGGTCGAAGCCCGGCGAGACGCAGTCGCCGACCGCGAGGTCGTCGACGGGGCGGACGTTGTCGCGGAACCAGCTCCCCAGCCACAGTCCGCCGATCATCGCCACGATGCCGAGCCCGCCCCCGACCACGCCGAGCACGGCGCACCACCGGCCCCGGCGCCGTCTGGGCCCGGTCCGGCGCAGGCCGCGCACCCCCAGCACGAGCGCGACCGGCGCGAGGACGAGCGTCCCCACGAGCAGGAGGGAGGCGACCGCGCCGCGGTCGTACTCCACAGGTCGGTCCATTGCCCCTCCTTGCCCGTCCCCGGGTGGGGCTGGGCAAGTGTGGCACAACGAACCGGTCCGGTGCAGGTCCTCGCGCTGGTCGTCGTGGACCCGGACCCTAGACTGGGAGTATGGAAATCGTACCCGCGCCGCGTCCGTCCCTCCGGGAGCAGCAGAAGCGGCAGACCCGGGCGACCATCCTCGACGCCGCGGCCGGGCTGATCGGCGCGCAGGGCTTCCGCGAGACCACCATCGACGACATCGCCAAGGCCGCCGGCGCGAGCCGGGCCACGCTCTACTCCTACTTCCCGAGCAAGGACCTCATCGTCCGCGAGATCGTCATCGAGCTCTGGAACGAGGCCGAGACGCTCTACCGCGTCTTCGGCAACCTCGAGGAGTGGACCCGGGAGAGCATCGGCGGCTGGGTCGAGCACCTGGTCGACGCCTGGGAGGCGAGCGCGGTCCGGCTGCGGGTGCAGAACTCCGGGCTGGTCCGCTACGACGACTTCTACGTCGACTACCACCGCCGGTTCGTCACGGCGCTGACCGCCAACGCCGCGCTGTGGGCGCGCTTCGACGAGGACGACGTGCCGCGCCGGGCCCTGGTGCTCATCGGTGGGCTCGCCACGTTCATGAACACCTGGTTGGTCCGCGGGTGGGAGACCGACCGGCCCGGCGCGGTGGCCACGCTCACCGACGTGTGGTGCGCGATCCTGCGCGTGCCGTGAGCTTGGCCCGCACCAGCCCGCCGATCTCGGCGAGGGCGAGGCGGGCGCGCTCGTGCCGGTCGGCGTGCATGAGGAAGCCGTGGGCGACCCCGGGGTACCGCAGCAGCGCGACCTGAGTGCCCGCGGCGCGCATCCGCTCGCCGTACTCCTCGGCGCCGTCGCGCGCGGGGTCGTGCGAGGCGGTGACCACGATCGCGTCGGCCAGGCCGGAGAGGTCGCGCGCCAGCGTCGGTACGCCGTACGGGTGGTCGCGCTCGGGGTCCGGCCCCAGGTAGAGGCTGGTCGCCCAGGCGAAGTCGCCCGCGGTGATGATCGGCCCGTCGGCGTGCTCGCGCACCGAGGGACGGGTGTCGTCCCGGTCGATCCCGGCGTAGAGGTGCAGCTGGAAGACCAGGGGCGTGCCGCCCTCGTCGCGGGTGCGCAGCGCGACGCCGGCCGCGAGCGTCGCCCCGGCGCTGTCGCCGGCCACCGCGATCCGGCCGGCGTCGACGCCGAGCTCGGCGGCGGCCCCGGCGAGCCACTGGACCGCGAAGTAGGCCTCCTCGGTGGCGACCGGGTAGACGTGCTCGGGCGCCAGCCGGTAGTCGACGCTGACCACGACCGCCCCGGACGCCTCGGCCAGCAGCCGGGCCAGCACGTCGAAGTCGTCGATGCTGCCGATCACCATGCCGCCGCCGTGGAAGTAGGCGATCGCGGGCAGGTCCGGCTCCGCGCTGGGCCGGTAGACCCGCAGCCGCAGGGGGCCGTGCGGCCCGTCGACGACGCGGTCCTCGACGTGGTGCATCGCCGGTCCCTCGCGCCGGGGCAGGGCGGCGAGGGCGGCGCGCGAGGCCTCGATGCCGGCGACGTGCATGGGCACCCAGGTCTCGCCGCGCCCGGCGAGGTAGGCCGCGACGTCGGGGTCGAGGGCGGTCATCGCGCACCCGCCTTGCCGGTCACGTCGGGGGAGACCTTGACGGCCGCCCAGTCGGCGCGCGCCTGCGGGCCCATCCGGCCGACGAAGGCGTCGAGCTGGGCCCACAGCGAGCGGGCGACCAGCACCTGGTCGGGCTCCTCGGGGGCGAGCACCTGGTCGATGAGGGCCGGCCAGGCCTCGGGGACGTGGGCGTCGGCGTACGCGCCCGGGGTCTCGGCCTGCACCACCCGGCTGACGAGCCCGCCGCCGACCGCGAACGCCTCGCCGCTCAGCGTGGTGTCCGCGTGGAGCAGGTACGCCGCGAACGCGGCCACCGCCTCGGGCGGGAAGTGCGCCTCGATGAACGCGCCGAAGCCGGGCTGCTCGATGCCCGCCGTGGAGCGGGTCCACGCCGCGGGCAGGATCGCGTTGGCCCGGAGGCCGGCGGGCCGCCCGAGGATCGCCTGGGTGCGGGTGAGCGAGAGGATCGCGCCCTTCGCGGCGGCGTACCCGGGCATCGCGGGCGCGCCGTAGCTGCCGTTGGAGGAGATGTTGAGGATCCGCCCGGCGCCGCTCGCGACCAGGTGCGGCCAGGCCGCCTCGCTGATCCGGTGCGCGCCGCGCAGGTGCACGTCGACCTGGGTGTCGAAGTCCCCGCCCGCGCCGGCGTTGTTGACCACCACGTCGAGCCGCCCGAAGGCGGCGACCGCGGCCTCGACGATCCGCTCGGCCTCGGTGACGACGTCGCCGGTCACGCCGACGGCGGTGGCGCCCTCGGCGGCGAGGAGCGCGACGGCCTCGTCGGTGGCGGGGGCATGGGTGCCGCCGGTCCAGTCCCGGCCGAGGTCGTTGACCACGACCCGGCACCCGCGCGCGGCGAGCCGCCGGGCGTAGGCGAGGCCGAGGCCGAAGGTCGAGACACCGGTGACGAGAGCGACCTGGCCGTCGAAGCGCAGCTCTTGCATGGGATTCCTTTCGAAAGACTCTCGATGCGAAAACCGAGACGAGAGTCTGGACAGTAGTCGAAGAGTCCACCTAATGTCCTGGCTCACACCGAACGCGTCCCCAAGGAGTCCTCTCGTGTCCGTCGTCGTCCACGACCACCTCGCCGCCTCGCCGGGAGCCGCCGCGCCGCCCGCCGCCGCGGACCTGCGCGCGCACCTGGAGCACGCCGACCCGGCCGTCCTCCTCGCCGTCCTGGCGCAGCTGACCCGGGACCCGGCGGTGCTCGACGAGCTCGGCCCCCGGATCGGGCACGTCCCGGACCCGCCCGAGATGGCGGGCCGCACCGACGCCGCGACGGCCGCGGAGGTCGTCGACCGGCTGGTCGCCGCGCTGACCGCACCGCAGGTGCCGGCGGCCGCCGGCGGCCCGGCGCCCGACGACCTCGCCTTCTTCACCCGGCTCGTGCCGATCGCGATGGGCCTCACCCCGGCGCCGGAGTACTACCCGATGCTGCTGGAGCAGGGCGGCTTCCGGCGGGCCCAGCCGGTGGTGCCGCGCACCCGGCCGCTGCCGGAGTCGGTCGACCTGGCGATCCTCGGCGGCGGGCTGGCCGGCATCGCCGCGGCGCTCACCGCGCAGCGCGAGGGCGTGCGCTACCGGATCTACGAGCGCAACGACGAGATCGGCGGCACCTGGCTGACCCAGACCTATCCCGGCGTCGGCGTGGACACGCCGTCGTCGTACTACTCGCTGTCCTCGCACATCAACCCGGACTGGTCGAGCTACTACCCCAAGGGCGGCGAGTACCAGGACTACCTGCGCGAGGTCGCCGACCGGCACCTCCTCCGCGAGCACGTCGCCTTCGGCACCGAGGTCGAGGGCCTGGTCTGGGACGACGACCGTGCCCGCTGGCGGATCACCGTCACCGACGCCGACGGCACCCGGGTCGAGGAGGCCGCCGTGGTGCTGACCGCGCTCGGCTACCTCAACCGGCCGCGGTACCCGTCCGCGCCGGGCCGCGAGCGGTTCGCCGGCCTGAGCGTGCACTCCGGCGAGTGGGACCCCGCGCTCGACCTCACCGGCAAGCGCGTCGCCGTGGTGGGCGCCGGCTGCACGGCCGCCCAGATCGTCGACGCGATCCAGGACGACGTCGCGCACCTGACCCTCTTCCAGCGCCAGCCGCACTGGGTGGCGCCGCGCAAGCGCGGCAGCGACGACGTCCCCGAGCACCACCGCTGGCTCGGCCGGCACGTGCCGTTCTACGCGAGCTGGCTGCGGCTCAAGGCGTTCTGGGGCTCGGCCGACAACGGCTACCCGGTCGTGCTCGTCGACGAGGAGTGGGCCGCCACGCACCAGTCGATCTCACCGGCCAACGACATCCTGCTCCAGGACTGCCTGGCCTACATCGACCGGACGTTCGGGGCCGGCTCCGAGCTCGCGGCCAAGGTGACCCCGGACTTCGCGCCCTTCGGCAAGCGGATCATCCGCGACCCCGGGCGCTACTACTCGGCGCTCACCCGCGACCACGTCGACGTCGTGGCCGCCGAGCCCGCCGAGATCACCGAGCGCGGCATCCGCACGCCCGAGGGCGAGCTGGTCGAGGTCGACGTCATCGTCTACGCCACCGGCTTCCACCTCGACTTCCTCTCCGGGCTCGACATCCGCGGCCGCGACGGCGTCCGCCTCGTCGACGAGTGGGCCGGCAACGACCCGCGCGCCTACCGCGGCGGCACGGTGCCCGGCTTCCCGAACCTGTTCGTCGCGAACGCGCCCAACGCCAACCCCAGCCACGGCGCGGGCAACAACTTCGGCATCGAGGTGACGGTGCACTACCTCTTCGAGTGCCTGCACCTCCTGGCCGAGGAGGGGGCCCGCGCGCTCGAGCCCACTCGCGCCGCGTACGACGAGTACGTCGCCCGGATCGACGCCGACATGGAGCGCACCGTCTGGCGGCACACGCCCACCGCGCACACCTACTACCGCAACGCGCAGGGCCGGGTGATCCTCGCCTGCCCCTGGCGGCTGGTCGACGTCTGGACCGAGCACCGCGCCCCCGATCCCACCCACTTCACCCTCCGCTGAAAGCGAGCCCGCTCATGTCCGTCTCGACCTCCGACGGCGCCGGACGCGCGTCCGTCGCCGATCCCGGCCACCGCTCGACCCGCTCCTGGGTCGGGGTGCTCCTCGTCCTGCTGCTCCTGACCGAGCAGTCCGCGCTCGGCTTCTCCCTCATCGCTCCGGCGCTGCCGCAGGTCGCCGCGGAGTTCCCCGGCAGCCAGGTGGTCTGGGTGATGACCGCGTTCACCCTGTCCGGGGCGGTCGCCTCGCCGATCATCGGCAAGCTCGCGGACCGCTACGGCAAGAAGCGGATGCTCGTGGTCACCGCGGCCGTCGGTGCCGTCGGCGCCCTGATCTCGGCGACCGCGCCGACCTTCGAGATCCTCGTCGCCGGGCGCTTCCTGTCGGGCATCGCCTTCGCCTGCATGGCGCTGGGCTACACGCTGATCCGCGACACCTTCCCGGTCCGGATGCAGTCGATCTCGATCAGCATCGCCAACACCGGTGTCGGCGCGGTCGGCGTCGGCTCGCTCCTCGTCGCCGGCGTCCTCATCGACCACCTCGGCATGCGCTCGGTCTTCTGGTTCGCCTTCGGGTTCTGCGCCGTCGGCGCGCTGCTCGCCGCGATCGTCGTGCCGGAGACGCCGATCCGCTCGCGCTCGCGGATCGACTGGCTCGGTGCGGCGCTGGTGACCGCGAGCATGTTCGTCGTCATGTTCGGACTGTCCCGCGGCAAGGTGTGGGGACTGTTCGACTCCCGCACGCTGACCTTCGTCGCGATCGGCCTGGTCGGCTTCGCCGTGTGGGTGTGGTGGGAGCGGCGCACGCCCGAGCCGCTCATCCGCCTCGACCTCTTCGCCAACCCGGCGCTGCGCTGGACCGTCATCGCCGGCGGCATCGCGTACGGCGCCACGACCCTCCTCGCCACGCTCATGCCGATGCTGCTCCAGGCGCCGGACACGACGTCGTACGGCTTCGGGCTGAGCGCGACCGCGATGGCCGGCTGGCTGCTGCCGGGTCAGCTCGCGATCGTGGCCAGCGGCTTCGTCGTCGGCGCCACCGCGCGCTCGCTCGGCTTCCGTAACCACCTCACGCTCGGGGCGGTCGCGATCGCCGTCGCCGCGCTCGTGCTCGCGACCGTGCCGACCGTTCCCGCGGTGATGGTGCTGGTCTGGGTGGTCTTCGGCCTCGGCTGCATGATCTATGCCGCCGTGCCCAACCTGACCCTGCTGACCCTGCCCGAGACCGAGCGCGCCGTCGGGTCGAGCTTCGTCGGCGTCGCGCAGACCATGGCCGGCACGTTCATCTCCACGATCGGTTTCACCGTGCTGGCCCACCACGTGCTCGCCGCCGGCCCGACCGGCGTGGTCTACGAGGAGTCCGGCTTCCAGGCCGCCTTCCTCGTCGCCGCGGCCGCCGCCGCGATCGGCGCCGTCGTCTCGCTCGCGGTCCCGCGCGGGCTCCAGCAGCGAGGCGCGGAGCGGTGAGCGCGCTGCTCCCCGAGCCCCGGTACGTCGACACCAACGGCGTCCGGCTGGCGGTCCACGAGGCGCGACCGACCGGGCGGGCGCGGGAGGTCTGCGTCGTGCTGTGCCACGGCTTCCCCGAGCTGGCGCTCTCGTGGCGCCACCAGATGCAGCCGCTGGCCGACGCGGGCTTCCACGTGCTGGCGCCCGACCTGCGCGGGTACGGCGGCTCGACCGGGCCGGCCGAGCCCACGTCGTACAGCATCCGGGAGACGACGGCCGATGTCGCCGGGCTCGTCGCGGAGGCGGGCTACGAGCGGGCGGTGGTCGTCGGCCACGACTTCGGCGGCATGGTGTCGTGGTGGATGCCGCACCTGCACCCGGAGCGGGTGGCGGGCGTGGTCACGCTCAACACGCCCTTCGGCTACTCCCGGGCCCACCCCCTGGAGGCCAACCTGGCGGCGTTCGGGCCGGACAACTACATCGCGCACTTCCAGACACCCGAGCTCCAGGCGCTGCTGGAGAAGGACCCGGCGCGGACCTTCCGGTTCTTCTTCCGCCGCGACACCGGCGCCGGGACGACGCTCTCGGCGACCGGGCGCCACGACGCCGACGCGATGGCCTACAGCCACCGGCTCGCCGACGACGAGGACACCTGGCCCGGCGAGGTGCTGCTGGACGACGCCGAGCTCGCGGCCTACGCCGAGGTCTTCGGGCGCACCGGCTTCGGCGGGCCGCTCGGGTGGTACCGCAGCATCGAGGAGACCTGGCGGGTGCAGAACGAGCTCTACCCGGACGGCGTGATCCCCAGGCTGACGGTGCCGGCGCTGATGATCGCCGCGCGCCGGGACCCGATCTGCCACCCCGACCGCACCGACGACCTGCTGCTGCGGGTCGAGGACCTCGAGCGGCGGATGGTCGACACCGGCCACTGGACCCAGCAGGAGGACCCCGAGGGGGTCACCGCGATCCTGCTCGCGTGGCTGGACCGGCACTTCTGAGGTCAGACCAGGCCTGCGGTGAGGGCGCGCAGGCACCGGACGGCGAGCTCGACCGGTGCCTGCGGCTCGTCGCTCTCGGCCCAGGTCTCGAAGGCGAGCCGGATGGCGTCGGTGGCCGCGGCGGCGAACAGGGCCAGGTCGACCGGGTCGGTGTCCGGAGCGAGCCGGGCGAGGACCGGGCGCAGCTGCCGCTCCGAGTCGAGGTTGACCCGGTACCAGACGGCGGCCAGCGCGGCGTCGTCCGCCGCGGCCCGCAGCAGGCCGCGGACCCAGGGGAGCCCGGGATCGTCGTCCCCGCTGGCCACGGACGCCCGCACCGCGGCCTCGACCGCCGCGAGCAGGGGAGTGCCGGGCGCGGTCGCCGCCAGGCCGGCCCGCCAGGCGTCGCCGCCGACGCTGAGCAGCGGGGCGACGGCGTCCTCCTTGGTCCGGCTGTAGCGGTAGAAGGTGCGCAGCGCGATCCCGGACGCCTCGGCGATCGCCTCGGCCGTCGTCCCGGCCGCGCCGCGCTCGGTGAACAGCCGTGCCGCCGTCCGGGCGATCTCCAGCTGGGTGGCGGCCTTGCGGCGCTCGGTCAGCGAGCCCGACGTCCCCGGTGTCTCGGTCACGGAAAGAGCCTAGCGTTCTCGTGCCGGATGGGCATATTGTGCAGAAATGGCACGTTGTGCCAGATGGAGCGATGACGACGAGCGCCACCGCGACGACAGCGAAGGAGATGCAGTGATGAACCGATACGAGGGACGCCGGGTCCTGGTCACCGGTGGCGGTTCGGGCATCGGCCAGGCGACCGTACTGCGGATGCTGGCCGAGGGCGGCCGGGTCGTGGCCGCCGACGTGAGCGAGGCCGGTCTCGCCGACACGACCACCCGGGCGGGCGAGGCGGCCGACCGGCTGACGACCGTCGTGATCGACGTGGCCGACGAGGCCTCGGTCCGGGCGGGTGTCGCGCAGGCCGTCGAGGCGCTGGGCGGGCTGGACGCCGTCGTCAACGCCGCGGGCATCCTGCGCTCCGCGCACACCCACGAGATGAGCGTCGACGCCTTCGAGAAGGTGCTGCGGGTCAACCTGGTCGGCACCTTCCTGGTCATCCGCGAGGCCGTCCCGGCCCTGCTGGAGGGCAACGGCGCCGCGGTCGTCAACTTCAGCTCGACCTCCGCGCAGTTCGCCCACCCCTACATGGCGGCGTACGCCGCGAGCAAGGGCGGCATCCAGTCGATGACCCACGCGCTGGCCTCCGAGTACGCCCAGGCCGGCATCCGGTTCACCGCCGTCCAGCCCGGCTCGATCTCCTCGGGGATGACCGACGGCAGCGGCCAGAGCAAGCAGAGCGCGGGCCCCGGCCTGCCCGAGGACGCCGACATGAGCCTGTTCATGAAGCTCGCCCCGGCCCTGGGGCAGGGCTTCGCCGGTCCGGAGACCGTGGCCGGCGTCGTGGCGATGCTCGCCAGCGACGACGGCGCCTTCATCACCGGCACCGAGGTCCGCATCGACGGCGGCACCCACTTCTGATCCGGTGCGGCGGGGTGGGTTGCGTTAGGTGTTACCAGCGGTAGCATCAAGTCCATGAGTGGTGTCGCGGTCAAGCAGGGCGTCAACCAAGGTGCGTACGAGGCGATGCTCCGGACGTTGTCCGAGGCATCGGTGGAGCACCACTTCGACGCCTTCACCGACATCGCCTGGGACGACCCCGAGCACGCGATCGACCCCGCCGACCCGCGCTGGATCCTGCCCGACGTCGACCCGCTGGGGCGTACCCAGTGGTACCGCTCGCTCCCGCGGGAGCGGCAGATCGAGGTCGGCTTCTACCGCCAGACCAACGTGGTCAAGGTGGGCCTGCAGTTCGAGCAGGTCCTCATCGCGGGCCTGATGATGTACTGCCTCGACCTCCCCAACGGCCGGGCCGAGTTCCGCTACTCCACGCACGAGGCGACGGAGGAGTGCCACCACACCCAGATGTTCCAGGAGTTCGTCAACCGGACCGGCCTGGACGTCCCCGGCGCGCACAGCCTGTTCCGGACGCTCGGCCCCTTCCTGCCGCTCGCCGCCAAGCACCTGCCCTTCATCTTCTTCATCGGTGTGCTCGGCGGCGAGGAGCCGATCGACTACGTCCAGAAGGTCATGCTCCGCTCGGGTGCCGAGATGCACCCGCTGCTGCACCGGATCAGCCAGATCCACGTCGCCGAGGAGGCGCGCCACATCGGCTTCGCCCACCAGTACCTCGAGCACCGCGCGCCGCACCTCAACCGCCTCCAGCGC encodes the following:
- a CDS encoding septum formation family protein, whose amino-acid sequence is MSDDFRDLAAGSDAPSRPGTSAAGWALGLSLVSCCYLGNLYSTKIALDILADDRRSRRPDRTPVSLAVAALAINAVAAGSLVLLGYVYLGLGLGSLEDGRVARPLENANPAAVVSYDVLTASTCVVLGDETSRDRVVPCGGAHDAEVYAQVPLPAGAYPGDAAVERVAQRCEGRLFRDYVGVDRAHSALTTFSYYPDAITWAEPNRYVACIVGDPAGEPLTGSLRDSRR
- a CDS encoding TetR/AcrR family transcriptional regulator, which translates into the protein MEIVPAPRPSLREQQKRQTRATILDAAAGLIGAQGFRETTIDDIAKAAGASRATLYSYFPSKDLIVREIVIELWNEAETLYRVFGNLEEWTRESIGGWVEHLVDAWEASAVRLRVQNSGLVRYDDFYVDYHRRFVTALTANAALWARFDEDDVPRRALVLIGGLATFMNTWLVRGWETDRPGAVATLTDVWCAILRVP
- a CDS encoding alpha/beta hydrolase, whose translation is MTALDPDVAAYLAGRGETWVPMHVAGIEASRAALAALPRREGPAMHHVEDRVVDGPHGPLRLRVYRPSAEPDLPAIAYFHGGGMVIGSIDDFDVLARLLAEASGAVVVSVDYRLAPEHVYPVATEEAYFAVQWLAGAAAELGVDAGRIAVAGDSAGATLAAGVALRTRDEGGTPLVFQLHLYAGIDRDDTRPSVREHADGPIITAGDFAWATSLYLGPDPERDHPYGVPTLARDLSGLADAIVVTASHDPARDGAEEYGERMRAAGTQVALLRYPGVAHGFLMHADRHERARLALAEIGGLVRAKLTARAGSRTTRR
- a CDS encoding SDR family NAD(P)-dependent oxidoreductase; its protein translation is MQELRFDGQVALVTGVSTFGLGLAYARRLAARGCRVVVNDLGRDWTGGTHAPATDEAVALLAAEGATAVGVTGDVVTEAERIVEAAVAAFGRLDVVVNNAGAGGDFDTQVDVHLRGAHRISEAAWPHLVASGAGRILNISSNGSYGAPAMPGYAAAKGAILSLTRTQAILGRPAGLRANAILPAAWTRSTAGIEQPGFGAFIEAHFPPEAVAAFAAYLLHADTTLSGEAFAVGGGLVSRVVQAETPGAYADAHVPEAWPALIDQVLAPEEPDQVLVARSLWAQLDAFVGRMGPQARADWAAVKVSPDVTGKAGAR
- a CDS encoding flavin-containing monooxygenase yields the protein MSVVVHDHLAASPGAAAPPAAADLRAHLEHADPAVLLAVLAQLTRDPAVLDELGPRIGHVPDPPEMAGRTDAATAAEVVDRLVAALTAPQVPAAAGGPAPDDLAFFTRLVPIAMGLTPAPEYYPMLLEQGGFRRAQPVVPRTRPLPESVDLAILGGGLAGIAAALTAQREGVRYRIYERNDEIGGTWLTQTYPGVGVDTPSSYYSLSSHINPDWSSYYPKGGEYQDYLREVADRHLLREHVAFGTEVEGLVWDDDRARWRITVTDADGTRVEEAAVVLTALGYLNRPRYPSAPGRERFAGLSVHSGEWDPALDLTGKRVAVVGAGCTAAQIVDAIQDDVAHLTLFQRQPHWVAPRKRGSDDVPEHHRWLGRHVPFYASWLRLKAFWGSADNGYPVVLVDEEWAATHQSISPANDILLQDCLAYIDRTFGAGSELAAKVTPDFAPFGKRIIRDPGRYYSALTRDHVDVVAAEPAEITERGIRTPEGELVEVDVIVYATGFHLDFLSGLDIRGRDGVRLVDEWAGNDPRAYRGGTVPGFPNLFVANAPNANPSHGAGNNFGIEVTVHYLFECLHLLAEEGARALEPTRAAYDEYVARIDADMERTVWRHTPTAHTYYRNAQGRVILACPWRLVDVWTEHRAPDPTHFTLR
- a CDS encoding MFS transporter codes for the protein MSVSTSDGAGRASVADPGHRSTRSWVGVLLVLLLLTEQSALGFSLIAPALPQVAAEFPGSQVVWVMTAFTLSGAVASPIIGKLADRYGKKRMLVVTAAVGAVGALISATAPTFEILVAGRFLSGIAFACMALGYTLIRDTFPVRMQSISISIANTGVGAVGVGSLLVAGVLIDHLGMRSVFWFAFGFCAVGALLAAIVVPETPIRSRSRIDWLGAALVTASMFVVMFGLSRGKVWGLFDSRTLTFVAIGLVGFAVWVWWERRTPEPLIRLDLFANPALRWTVIAGGIAYGATTLLATLMPMLLQAPDTTSYGFGLSATAMAGWLLPGQLAIVASGFVVGATARSLGFRNHLTLGAVAIAVAALVLATVPTVPAVMVLVWVVFGLGCMIYAAVPNLTLLTLPETERAVGSSFVGVAQTMAGTFISTIGFTVLAHHVLAAGPTGVVYEESGFQAAFLVAAAAAAIGAVVSLAVPRGLQQRGAER
- a CDS encoding alpha/beta fold hydrolase, with amino-acid sequence MSALLPEPRYVDTNGVRLAVHEARPTGRAREVCVVLCHGFPELALSWRHQMQPLADAGFHVLAPDLRGYGGSTGPAEPTSYSIRETTADVAGLVAEAGYERAVVVGHDFGGMVSWWMPHLHPERVAGVVTLNTPFGYSRAHPLEANLAAFGPDNYIAHFQTPELQALLEKDPARTFRFFFRRDTGAGTTLSATGRHDADAMAYSHRLADDEDTWPGEVLLDDAELAAYAEVFGRTGFGGPLGWYRSIEETWRVQNELYPDGVIPRLTVPALMIAARRDPICHPDRTDDLLLRVEDLERRMVDTGHWTQQEDPEGVTAILLAWLDRHF
- a CDS encoding TetR/AcrR family transcriptional regulator — translated: MTETPGTSGSLTERRKAATQLEIARTAARLFTERGAAGTTAEAIAEASGIALRTFYRYSRTKEDAVAPLLSVGGDAWRAGLAATAPGTPLLAAVEAAVRASVASGDDDPGLPWVRGLLRAAADDAALAAVWYRVNLDSERQLRPVLARLAPDTDPVDLALFAAAATDAIRLAFETWAESDEPQAPVELAVRCLRALTAGLV
- a CDS encoding SDR family NAD(P)-dependent oxidoreductase, which encodes MNRYEGRRVLVTGGGSGIGQATVLRMLAEGGRVVAADVSEAGLADTTTRAGEAADRLTTVVIDVADEASVRAGVAQAVEALGGLDAVVNAAGILRSAHTHEMSVDAFEKVLRVNLVGTFLVIREAVPALLEGNGAAVVNFSSTSAQFAHPYMAAYAASKGGIQSMTHALASEYAQAGIRFTAVQPGSISSGMTDGSGQSKQSAGPGLPEDADMSLFMKLAPALGQGFAGPETVAGVVAMLASDDGAFITGTEVRIDGGTHF
- a CDS encoding AurF N-oxygenase family protein, whose product is MSGVAVKQGVNQGAYEAMLRTLSEASVEHHFDAFTDIAWDDPEHAIDPADPRWILPDVDPLGRTQWYRSLPRERQIEVGFYRQTNVVKVGLQFEQVLIAGLMMYCLDLPNGRAEFRYSTHEATEECHHTQMFQEFVNRTGLDVPGAHSLFRTLGPFLPLAAKHLPFIFFIGVLGGEEPIDYVQKVMLRSGAEMHPLLHRISQIHVAEEARHIGFAHQYLEHRAPHLNRLQRGFASVLTPVLMRVLCDAIVVPGPKAVRDMGIPKEVVREVWWGSPESRKFLRDMFGDVRMLAEETGLMNPVSRRIWRAMGIAGRPNRFRSEPAPAAD